Genomic DNA from Chitinispirillum alkaliphilum:
CATGTTCGTCAGCTTATCATAAATCCATTCAGGGGTTACAGTGAAGCAGAACGCAATATAATGGACCCCGGCCTGATTGAAACAATCAAAGAATTCGCCAGCATTGATGGTGCTTTTATAGTTACAGGAGATGGCATAGTGTTATCGGCCGGAAGCTACCTGCGTCCCCAGCTCAGTGCCAGGGAATTGGAGCTTTTGCCCGGAGGGTTTGGAGCACGACATGCCGCAGCAGCGGGTATTACAGCATGCACCAATTCACTTGCTATAACCATATCTGAATCAACCGGAATGGTAACTCTGTTTAAGGGTGGGGTAATGATGATGTCCTTGTCAAAACCGGTGGTTAGAGACAAAGAAGCGGTGCAGAGGTATGAATCACTTTAAATATAGAATCCATTACAGTATGACTGCTATACTGAGGTGTTTGCCCATTTATCTATAAAACGAGGAGTAATTATGCAAAAGATTTGGTATGATGACCGCTTTCTGTCAAAAGATATTTCCTCAGATGAACTCAATAGATACAACCCCGCTTTGACCGATGCACTAAAAAACCTGAGAGAAAAATCAGGCCCCGGAAACGATTTCCTCGGATGGCTTGATATCCCATCCAAAACAGCCCCTTCCCAGCTTGCTGCAATAAATGAGAAAGCAGATGAAATCCGCTCAAAGGCAGATGTTCTTGTATGTATTGGTATCGGGGGCTCTTACCTTGGGGCAAAGGCTGCGATAGAATTCATGTCTCCCTCCTTTGAGGAACTCAGAAAGCCACAAATTCTCTTTGCCGGTCACACTATCAATTCGGATTATCTTGCAGATCTGCTCGAATTGATAAAAGATAAAGAGGTCGCGGTAAACGTAATATCAAAAAGCGGAACAACAACTGAGCCCGGGGTCACCTTCAGAGTGATCCGCAACTGGATGGAGCAGCGTTACGGAAGAAAAGAAGCTGCATCGCGGATTATTGCTACGACTGATCCCGCCCAGGGAGCTCTCAGAAAACTGGCCAGGGAAGAAGGCTATTCCACATTCGATATACCTCCTGATGTTGGGGGGAGATTCTCTGTTCTCACCGCAGTGGGACTATTCCCTATAGCTGTTGCGGGTATAAACATCACCTCACTTATTGAAGGCAGCGCTCAGGGGGCCCAGCTTTGCAGCAAAGACGGAGTTGACAGTAATATGGCTGGGCGCTACGCGGCAGTGCGAAATATCCTCTTCAGGAGAGGTTACACAACTGAGGTTATGGCTACATTCCAACCACAGCTCCACTACATCAATGAGTGGTGGAAACAGTTGGCAGGAGAGAGTGAGGGTAAAGACAATACAGGCATTTTCCCTGCCGGACTCGACTATACTACCGATCTTCATTCCCTTGGGCAGTGGATGCAGGAAGGGGTGAGGTCAGTATTTGAAACATTTATGATTCTGAAAAACACCAATTCCTCAGTTAAGGTACCAAAGTTTTCTGATGACAGTGATGGTTTAAATTACCTCGCAGACAGAACGTTTGAGCAGATAAATGAAAAAGCTTATCAGGGAACTCTTCTCGCGCACCTGGATGGTGGGGTTCCGGCCGCAACTCTGATGCTTCAGGATCGTTCCGAGCATACTTTGGGCCAGCTGTTTTATTTCTTCGAAAAGGCTGTCGCGATCTCAGGATATATGCTTCGTGTCAATCCCTTTGATCAGCCCGGAGTTGAGGCATACAAGAAAAATATGTTCGCTCTTTTGGGGAAAGCCGGTTTTGAAAAACAAAAAGAGGAGCTTCACAACAGAACAAAGGATATAAGCTTATGAAATCGTTCAGAAAAATTCTGACCTTTTCAACCCCGCACAGACGGGATTACATAAATATCACTCCGGATGTGGAGTCTGCACTTGGCGAAAGTAATATCAGGGAAGGGCTATGTCTTGTAAACGCAATGCATATAACTGCAAGTGTGTATATAAATGATGACGAGCCCGGGCTGATCAAGGATTATGACGATTGGCTTGAACAGCTCGCACCCCATGAACCCATTTCAAGGTATCGTCATAACGGTGCTGAGGATAATGGGGATGCCCATCTTAAACGTCAGGTTATGGGCAGGGAGGTCGTGGTCGCTGTTACCGACGGGAAATTGGATTTCGGACCATGGGAGCAGATTTTCTACGGTGAATTTGATGGGCGCAGACCAAAAAAGGTTATGGTTAAAATCATAGGCGAGTAAAGAGCCATTTCTAATGAAAGGTTATTTTGATATATCCTGACATCCAAGAAGTAAAGAAAGCTGCCAAAACCCATACTGTGATCCCGGTGTGCAAAACTCTTCTTGCAGATACGGAAACACCAGTGTCGGTGTGGATGAAATTATTCAGAAAACAGCAATACAGTTTTTTGCTGGAGAGTGTGACAGGGGGAGATAAGGCCGCCAGGTATTCTTTTTCAGGAGGTAATCCCTATGCTGTTTTCAAAGCAGACAAAAAGGGCTGGAGCTTTGAGGGACCTGAGAAGATAGAGGGTACGGGTAACCCGGTTGATTTCCTTAAAACTCTGTTCATGTTGTATCGACAGGCACCGGTTGAAAATGTCCCAAGGTTCTCCGGAGGTGCTGTGGGGTATTTTGCCTACGATTCTGTCCGGTTTCATGAATCCATTCCGGATGAAAATCTCAAAGATGATCCTTTCCATGATATCTTTTTTGGCTTCTATAAGGATATTGTTGCTTTTGACAATAAGGAGCACAGAATTGTACTTATCAGCAATATCATAATAGCCGATAACGATACTGCCATTGAGGATCTTTACAACGAGGCGATTGCCTCCATCGAATCAATGGAAAAGCAGATTTATAACTCCGTAGTTTCTACCGATGTGTCGATTGGAGAAGCTGGTGAGATATCCTCAAATATTGACAAAAACATCTTTTCACAAGCTGTGGAAAAAAGTAAAGAGTACATAAAAGCCGGTGATATCTTTCAGGTTGTACTCTCCCAAAGGTTTTCCCTGAGTGTTGATGCCGATCCCTTTGACCTGTACAGAATGCTTAGAGTCGTAAACCCGTCTCCCTACATGTACTTTCTCAATTTAGATGATACCTCAGTTGTAGGGGCATCTCCTGAAATGTTAGTCAGGGTTGATCAGGGAGAGGTTGAGACCAGGCCCATAGCAGGTACAAGGAGAAGAGGGCGGGATGAAAATGAAGATGATGAACTGATCAGGGAGCTAAAGGCTGACACCAAAGAAGTGGCAGAACATGTTATGCTTGTTGATCTGGGCAGAAATGATGTGGGACGTGTATGCGAGTATGGCAGTGTTGAAGTTGAAGAAATGATGCATACAGAAAAGTATTCCCATGTCATTCATCTTGTAACCAATGTTAAGGGGAAGTTGAAAGAGGGCATGGATGCCTTCGATGCCTTCTTCTCATGCTTTCCTGCCGGAACACTCTCAGGTGCTCCGAAAATCAGGGCAATGGAGATTATCGATGAATTGGAGAGTGTAAAAAGAGGCCTGTATGGCGGGGCACTTGGATATATTGATTTCAGCGGAAACATGGACACGTGTATCGTTATCCGCACAATCGTTTACCATAAGGGAAGAGCCTATATTCAGGCCGGAGCCGGAGTCGTAGCAGACTCCAATGCTGAACGGGAGTACCAGGAAACTGTAGAGAAGGCCTCTGCGTTGTTTTCATCCATAAAAAGAGCTGCCGAAATAGTAGGGAATTAAACGACAAGTATTTTATTTCGGCAAACGGAGTGTGTTATGCTTTTGATAATTGATAATTATGATTCCTTCACCTTTAATCTGGTGCAGTATTTCGGGGAATTATATAAAGGGGATATTCAGGTCTATAGAAATGATAAAATCAAAATAGCTCAGATCGAAAATCTGAACCCGTCGGCAATTGTTATTTCACCGGGACCATGCACTCCAAGAGAAGCAGGGATATCGGTTGAGGTTATTAAAAAAATGAGTCGCAGTGTACCGATCCTTGGCGTATGTCTGGGGCACCAGTCCATAGGGGAAGCTTTTGGTGCAAAGGTTATAAGGGCTCCGTATCTGATGCATGGAAAGACTTCTCTTGTAAAACATAATCAGGAGGGCATTTACAAAAACATTCCTGATCCCTTTACCGCAACCCGATATCACAGCCTCATTCTCGAGAGAGAAAATTTCCCTGAGTGCCTCAACATTACAAGTGAAACCGATGACGGATGTATAATGGGTATACAGCATAAGGAACTGCAGGTTTATGGTGTGCAGTATCATCCCGAGGCAATTCTTACCGAGTATGGTAAGGTTCTCCTCAATAATTTTCTTCAACTCGCCGGAATGACCTCCGCTCAGAAGGAATAACAAATGAATGAAGTACTGACAAGAATTCTGGAAGAAAAAAAGACCGAAGTCCGGATGCTCAGGGACAGACGCTCCGGGTTCAATGGACGCAGTGATACAAAACGGGGGTTTGTTGAATGTTTTAACAAAACAGACCGCTTGTCCCTTATAGCAGAAGTAAAAAAGGCATCTCCCTCAAAGGGGGTGATACGGGAAGATTTTGATCCTGTGCAGATAGCCCTGAACTATGAAAAATATGGCGCTGATGCTGTATCGGTTTTAACGGATGAAAAATTTTTCCAGGGACATGAGGAATTTCTCATTTCTGTAAGGGAGAATATCTCTCTTCCGGTATTACGTAAAGATTTCATCATCGACACTCTTCAGGTCGAACACACTGCGGCGATAAATGCCGATGCAATGCTTTTGATTGCTGCGGCACTCGGTGATTCTCAGCTGAAGGATCTCTATCAGGCTGCTGTTGAATGTGAATTGGACCCGCTTATTGAAATACATTCTCTTGAAGAACTCGAGCGGGCAATGAAACTGCAGCCCCCTGTTATAGGTATAAATAACCGTGACCTGAACTCTTTCAAAACAGATATTTCTGTCACTCTTGAAATTGTCAAAAATATTCCTTCCGATATTCCGGTAATATCTGAGAGTGGGATTCATAGTGAAGAGCAGGCTTGTAAGCTGATGGAAGCGGGAGTCAGGGGATTGCTTGTGGGTGAATCTCTTATGCGCTGTAATGATCCGCGCGATCTTATGACAAAACTCTCAAGCGGAAAGGCCGGGGTATAATGCCAGTGCGCATAAAAATATGTGGTATTACCAGGTATGAGGATGCGAGAATCGCCGCTAATCTTGGAGTCGATGCATTAGGGTTTATTTTCTACCCGGGTAGTCCACGATTCATAGAGCCCTCCAGTGTCTCGGAGATAACCAAAATGCTGCCTCCCTTTATCTCAAAGGTGGGAGTATTCGTAGATGAAGAGTTATCGGTTGTAGAGCAGATCGCAAGGGAGTCTGGCATTGACACTGTACAGCTGCATGGTTCAGAATCACCCCGGTACTGCGACTCTGTTTCTTTACCTGTGGTAAAGGCTTTCTCGGTTCAGCCAAACTCCGATCTGGAACTTCTCTCTCAGTATAACGTGCAGGGATTCCTTCTTGATACCTGGCGGGATGGGCAGCGGGGCGGAACCGGAGTGACTTTCGACTGGTCTATAGCGGTGAAAGCCTGCGCTCGTTATAAAAATGTAATTCTTGCGGGTGGGCTGGGCCCTTCAAATATTCAGGAAGCCCTGGATTCGGTAAGTCCCTATGCTGTGGATGTAAACAGCGGAGCTGAGATCAGTCCTGGGGTGAAAAACCCGCTTAAGTTAAGAGATGTTGTAAAAATTGTCAAAGCCTGGAAAGGTGTTTGAAACACCGGCTTAGAAGTCCAGAGATCTAACCTGTTATATGAATAGTCGCCCCATTTCTCTCTATATACATGTACCCTTCTGTGTAGATAAATGCAGATACTGCGATTTCTATTCTCTTCCCTACAAAAATGAGTATGCAGACTCCTATGTGTTTGCTTTGACACGTGAGTGGTCATTGCTTGTTGATAGGAAAAGTATCGACGGAAATATAAGTACCATATTTATGGGGGGAGGGACACCTTCACTGCTAACCGAAGAACATTGGGATCAGCTCAATGAGGGTTTGTTCTCCAGGCTCAACCTCAGAAATCTCAGGGAGTGGACTCTGGAAGTCAACCCTGAGACATTTTCTGAAAAAAAGGCTGCTTTGTGGAAGCGTATGGGTGTAACAAGGCTTACGTTTGGAATCCAGTCCATGAATAAACGGGAGCTCAGTGTCTGCGGCAGAATTCATACAGAGAAAAAGGCTCTTGAAGTTCTCTCTCATCCAGTGCTCCAGGAGTTTAACTCCACCGGGGCTGACGTTATGTTCGCCTTACCCGGACAAACCCAAAAATCTCTTGAACATACGCTGAGAACCGTTTTATCCTGCAGGGAAGTTAATCATCTGTCAGCCTATGAGCTCACCCTAAACAAAAGTACCCCTTTTGGGAAGCACCGTAAGATACTGCCTCTGCCAGAGGAGGCTGTATCTCTGAAAATGTATAAACTAATATGGGATATTTGCAGCGAGTATGGTTTGGAGCAGTATGAAATTTCAAACTACAGCAGAAAAGGCCATCAATCGGAGCATAACAAGGCATATTGGAATCACTCTCCCTACATAGGGCTTGGCCCTGCGGCTCACTCCTATGTGCACCCGTTGCGATGGAGCAATACAAACAATCTGGAAGAGTATATCAGTAGTATCGGTACTGGTAAGCTGCCCATAAGTTTTTCTGAGGAGATTGGCCCGAACGAATTGGCTTCTGAGATGATATTTCTGCGGCTAAGGAAAAACGAGGGACTGGATGAAATTGAGTATTTTGAAAAGACCGGTTACAGGTTTGCAGATGGAAACAGGGTGTCTTTGCTGAGGAGGCTGTCATCTGAACAGATGATCCTGCATGAGGGCAATCGGTGGATTCTGACCCGAAAGGGGAGGCTTTTTGCAGATAAAATCGCATCTGATCTAATGTTTTAATTTAACACCAGAAAACTAACGGACAGAGCATTACCTGTGTGGAAAGTTAGAAAAAGGAGTGTTGGCACCCAGGGCTTATGTTAACACTAAAAAGCTAAGGAATAGAAATATATTCTGGTCGAACGAACTGTCTTCGCGCAGCCCCATAACGTCGCAGCCGATCCCGCCGAGTGGCCGTCAGTGCTCTGTTTCTCCGTTTTCCATCAAAAATGATTATATTTGCCAAAATTTCCACTGTATTCGCCAACCCGAGGGTATATATTTGCTTGATTTCCACTATATTTGCCTCCCTGAGGGTGTATATTTGTCCCGATTTCCACTATATTTGCCTCCCTGAGGTGTATATTTGCCCCGATCTCCACTATATTTGCCTCCCTGAGGGTGTATATTTGTCCCGATCTCCACTATATTTGCCTCTCGGAGGTGTATATTTGTCCCGATCTCCACTATATTTGCCTCCCTGAGGGTGTATATTTGTCCCGATCTCCACTATATTTGCCTCTCGGAGGTGTATATTTGCCCCGATCTCCACTATATTTGCCTCCCTGAGGGTGTATATTTGCACCGATCTCCACTATATTTGCCTCTCGGAGGTGTATATTTGCCCCGATCTCCACTATATTTGCCTCCCTGAGGGTGTATATTTGCACCGATCTCCACTATATTTGCCTCTCGGAGGTGTATATTTGCCCCGATCTCCACTATATTTGCCTCCCCGAGGGTGTATATTTGTCCCGATCTCCACTATATTTGCCTCTCGGAGGTGTATATTTGCCCCGATCTCCACTATATTTGCCTCTCGGAGGTGTATATTTGCCCCGATCTCCACTATATTTGCCTTCAGAGTGTGTATATTTGCCCGATTCTCACTATATTTGTCTCCCGGAGGTGTATATTTGCCCGATTTCCACTATATTTGTCCCAATCAGACCACATTTATCATCGTAAATCAGCACTTACTGCTTTTTTGATTACTATCTTTGTTAACCATCTGGTATCTAATCTGATTATGTAAGTTGATAAGTTCGGCCCGGTATTGCCGGTCAAAGTTAATAACAAACTGCGCCGGAATAGATTGTAAATCTGCTAAAGTAGTTTTCTCTGTTTTGAGGCATTACGTATTTTTGAGGAGTTAAATTAATCCAATGGAGACAATTTTATGGCACTGATTCTTGATGGTAAAGCATTGGCAAAATCAATGGAGAAGGAAATTTCTCAGAGAGTTGCAAGCCACAGGGAAAAAACCGGCATCACTCCTGTATTGGCAACTATCCTTGTTGGTAATGACCCCGCTTCTGCGACCTATGTCAAAATGAAAGGGAATGCGTGTGCAAGGGTCACCATGGAATCTAAACGGGTAGAGCTTCCTGAAAACACCACAACCTCAGAGCTTTTGGATGTTATCCGTTCCCTCAATAAAGACCCTTCAGTGCATGGAATACTGCTCCAGCATCCGGTACCTTCCCAGATAGACGAACGTGAGGCTTTTGACTCAATCGATCTTAAAAAGGATGTGGATGGGGTTACCTGCCTTGGTTTCGGACGTATGTCCATGGGTGAGAGCGCATATGGCAGTGCAACTCCTGCGGGAATTATGAAACTGCTCGATCATTACAATATTGCGCTGGAAGGTAAATCTGCAGTTGTAGTGGGCAGAAGCCCGATTTTGGGTAAACCGATGGCTATGATGCTTCTCAATAGAAATGCAACGGTGACAATCTGTCACTCCAGAACCAAAGATCTGTCCGAAATCATTAAAAGGGCTGATCTGGTGGTTGGCGCTGTAGGTAAACCGAAATTTATCAAAGGTGATTGGATCAAAGAAGGGGCTGTTGTTATTGATGCAGGTTATCATCCAGGTGGTGTGGGGGATGTCGATCTGGAAACAGCCGCACCGAGATCTTCTGCATACACCCCTGTTCCCGGTGGTGTTGGGCCTATGACCATTTCTACCCTGATAAGCCAAACCATGGATTCTGCAGAAGGGTCCGTTTCCTGATCTGCCTCTAAAATCAGCCCTCTGACTCCGGAGGGCTTTTGCTTAACTCCTCCACTTTACTTTGGAGCTGTTCTATCTGTCTTTGCATTCTTTCAAATTCATGAAGAATCCAGCCGGTCATCTCGCCATGAATCCTTTTGTAGATCTCGGTATGAACATCAGGCGCATGAGCATTTTCCTGGCCTGATTTGACTTCTTTCTCTGAATGTATAGCTTCTGGCTGATCTTCTTTTTGCGGTTCTGGTGATTCTGTCTTGATGCAATTTGAATTCCTGCCCAGAGAGAAATCAGGACCGTGATTTGAACTCTCTTCTGAAATTGTTTCTTCCGGCTTTGTTTCTGGCTGAGGCGGGTATGGTTCCCTTTTCTCTGATTGAGAATTTAATTCTTTGAGCTTTGTTTTGTCCTCATCTGAGAAGCGTTTCAAAGGGTACTCTTTTGGCGTTTGCGGTTTGGGTGGTCTGTTATAATAGAAACGTTTCTGTTTTGCGGGTGTTTTTTTTCTGATGATCAGAATGGTTAGGGTGGTGAAAAATGCAGTTATCAAAATCAGCATCAGATGTCTGATTTCAGATTTACGTTTTGTTTCACCTGCTTCAGCAGTAATTTGGGTTTCTGAATCCTTTATTTGTTTATAATCTGAAGATGTTTTTTTTTCAACGCTATCTGCTGAAGCCGCTTTATCCTCAGCGGGAGCTGTGGTTTCCTTTTCATTTTTCTGCTCAGTTTGGGTTTTATCCATGTATGTAATTACGCTCACCTGTTCAAACCCTTTTATCCTGAGGGGTGTTTGTACAGGATCGGATGGCCTCGCCCAGTCGTGTGTTCTGAAAAACGGGGTGTTGTCTACGTTTATCTGAAAGGGCTTATCATTCTCTACAAGTGCAAACAGTATGGCCATATCTATTTGTACCGCCATTGCTCCGGCAAACTCCGTTCCTGAAATCAGTGGTCGCGCCCAGAAAAGATTTTCTGCACCATCCGACTCAATAGTACTGTAATAGCTGTCTTTGTTCTGGGATACAGCCTGGTACCAGTTTTGCCGGCTCATCAGTCTGCCTGCATTGGCTTGTGTTTCCCCGGCACGTATATCGTAGGTGGTTATTCCCTGGGAGTTTGTGATAATTATTCTTCTAATCATGCGGTTATTTCTCATAAAATCACTGAGGAACACAGTGACAGAGTCACGTTTAGTCGATTTGATGATATCGTTTTTTGATAGCGTGGCAATTGAACTGTCCAGGTTATGGAATTTTTTATCGATTCTTTCTGAAACAGGCATGGAGAGAGCATTTGTATTGAAGGCTGTAAAGATGAGGCATAGCCACAGGATTTGCTTTGGAAGGATAAATGTGTTACTGTGTGTTTTACCGTAATTCATTGATATACTCCGGGCTTTGTGTCGTTCTCAATTGGATTCCCAATTCTTAAATATATAAACATCGCACTGTGATTTGGTAGTTGTGATGGATTTAGAGGGGATAAATTGCTGTGGCACAAAACTTGTTTTGATATTGTGGGAGAGCAGGGAAAGGACAGTTTCTTTTGTTTTTGTAGAGGAGGTCATCATGAAGCAACTAAGTGGTCTTGATTGGGCAGCACTGGTTATACTGATTATCGGTGGAATCAATTGGGGTTTGGTAGGCTTTTTCACTTTCGATCTGGTTCAGGCCATATTTGGTCCTCTAACTGCCATGTCTCGCATAATCTATGCCCTTGTAGGTATATCGGCTATTTATATTGCAGTAATCTCTCCGGGCTTATCCCGAAAAACCGCGCCTCGGAGGGAGGCTCATAGAGGAGTCCATCAGCCTACCTGAGGATTTATACATTTTTCCTCTGTACCGGCTCTGTTTTTCAGGGCCGGTAATATTTTTTTCCTGATTTATACACTATAAGCTGAACGGCATACCTTGGCGGCTTATAAAACGCTTGTTGTCACGCCATCCGGGACTCACCTTCACATGAAGTGTTAATGATACCGGTACACCCGTTAGTTCCGATATCTCTCTTGAGGCCGATCTCTTTATTCTGGAAATAAGTGACCCCTTTTTCCCAACTATTATGCCACGTTGTCCCGTGGTCTCAACGTGTATTGTAGCTATTATCCAGTGGCGCTCCTCTGATTCCCTGTAAGATTCAATCTCCACAAATGTAGCATGAGGAACTTCTTCTCGTGTATTGAGTATTATCTGCTTGCGGATAATTTCTGAAGAGATAAATCGCATGCTGGCGTCTGTTAAACTGTCTTCATCAAAATACTGAGGACCGGGATTTATGAACGGTTCTATAGAGCTGATAAAGATGCTTTTGGCATCCTTTGAGATGGCTGACAGAGTAATGGACGGGGTGT
This window encodes:
- a CDS encoding Glucose-6-phosphate isomerase, whose protein sequence is MQKIWYDDRFLSKDISSDELNRYNPALTDALKNLREKSGPGNDFLGWLDIPSKTAPSQLAAINEKADEIRSKADVLVCIGIGGSYLGAKAAIEFMSPSFEELRKPQILFAGHTINSDYLADLLELIKDKEVAVNVISKSGTTTEPGVTFRVIRNWMEQRYGRKEAASRIIATTDPAQGALRKLAREEGYSTFDIPPDVGGRFSVLTAVGLFPIAVAGINITSLIEGSAQGAQLCSKDGVDSNMAGRYAAVRNILFRRGYTTEVMATFQPQLHYINEWWKQLAGESEGKDNTGIFPAGLDYTTDLHSLGQWMQEGVRSVFETFMILKNTNSSVKVPKFSDDSDGLNYLADRTFEQINEKAYQGTLLAHLDGGVPAATLMLQDRSEHTLGQLFYFFEKAVAISGYMLRVNPFDQPGVEAYKKNMFALLGKAGFEKQKEELHNRTKDISL
- a CDS encoding Anthranilate synthase, aminase component — its product is MIYPDIQEVKKAAKTHTVIPVCKTLLADTETPVSVWMKLFRKQQYSFLLESVTGGDKAARYSFSGGNPYAVFKADKKGWSFEGPEKIEGTGNPVDFLKTLFMLYRQAPVENVPRFSGGAVGYFAYDSVRFHESIPDENLKDDPFHDIFFGFYKDIVAFDNKEHRIVLISNIIIADNDTAIEDLYNEAIASIESMEKQIYNSVVSTDVSIGEAGEISSNIDKNIFSQAVEKSKEYIKAGDIFQVVLSQRFSLSVDADPFDLYRMLRVVNPSPYMYFLNLDDTSVVGASPEMLVRVDQGEVETRPIAGTRRRGRDENEDDELIRELKADTKEVAEHVMLVDLGRNDVGRVCEYGSVEVEEMMHTEKYSHVIHLVTNVKGKLKEGMDAFDAFFSCFPAGTLSGAPKIRAMEIIDELESVKRGLYGGALGYIDFSGNMDTCIVIRTIVYHKGRAYIQAGAGVVADSNAEREYQETVEKASALFSSIKRAAEIVGN
- a CDS encoding Anthranilate synthase, amidotransferase component, which encodes MLLIIDNYDSFTFNLVQYFGELYKGDIQVYRNDKIKIAQIENLNPSAIVISPGPCTPREAGISVEVIKKMSRSVPILGVCLGHQSIGEAFGAKVIRAPYLMHGKTSLVKHNQEGIYKNIPDPFTATRYHSLILERENFPECLNITSETDDGCIMGIQHKELQVYGVQYHPEAILTEYGKVLLNNFLQLAGMTSAQKE
- a CDS encoding Indole-3-glycerol phosphate synthase, which translates into the protein MNEVLTRILEEKKTEVRMLRDRRSGFNGRSDTKRGFVECFNKTDRLSLIAEVKKASPSKGVIREDFDPVQIALNYEKYGADAVSVLTDEKFFQGHEEFLISVRENISLPVLRKDFIIDTLQVEHTAAINADAMLLIAAALGDSQLKDLYQAAVECELDPLIEIHSLEELERAMKLQPPVIGINNRDLNSFKTDISVTLEIVKNIPSDIPVISESGIHSEEQACKLMEAGVRGLLVGESLMRCNDPRDLMTKLSSGKAGV
- a CDS encoding Phosphoribosylanthranilate isomerase, which produces MPVRIKICGITRYEDARIAANLGVDALGFIFYPGSPRFIEPSSVSEITKMLPPFISKVGVFVDEELSVVEQIARESGIDTVQLHGSESPRYCDSVSLPVVKAFSVQPNSDLELLSQYNVQGFLLDTWRDGQRGGTGVTFDWSIAVKACARYKNVILAGGLGPSNIQEALDSVSPYAVDVNSGAEISPGVKNPLKLRDVVKIVKAWKGV
- a CDS encoding coproporphyrinogen III oxidase — its product is MNSRPISLYIHVPFCVDKCRYCDFYSLPYKNEYADSYVFALTREWSLLVDRKSIDGNISTIFMGGGTPSLLTEEHWDQLNEGLFSRLNLRNLREWTLEVNPETFSEKKAALWKRMGVTRLTFGIQSMNKRELSVCGRIHTEKKALEVLSHPVLQEFNSTGADVMFALPGQTQKSLEHTLRTVLSCREVNHLSAYELTLNKSTPFGKHRKILPLPEEAVSLKMYKLIWDICSEYGLEQYEISNYSRKGHQSEHNKAYWNHSPYIGLGPAAHSYVHPLRWSNTNNLEEYISSIGTGKLPISFSEEIGPNELASEMIFLRLRKNEGLDEIEYFEKTGYRFADGNRVSLLRRLSSEQMILHEGNRWILTRKGRLFADKIASDLMF
- a CDS encoding Methylenetetrahydrofolate dehydrogenase (NADP+); this translates as MALILDGKALAKSMEKEISQRVASHREKTGITPVLATILVGNDPASATYVKMKGNACARVTMESKRVELPENTTTSELLDVIRSLNKDPSVHGILLQHPVPSQIDEREAFDSIDLKKDVDGVTCLGFGRMSMGESAYGSATPAGIMKLLDHYNIALEGKSAVVVGRSPILGKPMAMMLLNRNATVTICHSRTKDLSEIIKRADLVVGAVGKPKFIKGDWIKEGAVVIDAGYHPGGVGDVDLETAAPRSSAYTPVPGGVGPMTISTLISQTMDSAEGSVS
- a CDS encoding DUF378 domain-containing protein, with product MDLEGINCCGTKLVLILWESRERTVSFVFVEEVIMKQLSGLDWAALVILIIGGINWGLVGFFTFDLVQAIFGPLTAMSRIIYALVGISAIYIAVISPGLSRKTAPRREAHRGVHQPT
- a CDS encoding GTP-binding protein Era, translated to MNNSPQFRSAFIALLGRPNSGKSTLMNSILEEQISIVTALPQTTRKNIRGIYTTESMQLIFVDTPGIHKGKHAFNEAMIKEASAVLNEGGIDLVCYIVDLSRDFGEEEQIVSQIIASSSLPKLIIFNKSDKCSSAEEKKREFHDKFQIFKDTPSITLSAISKDAKSIFISSIEPFINPGPQYFDEDSLTDASMRFISSEIIRKQIILNTREEVPHATFVEIESYRESEERHWIIATIHVETTGQRGIIVGKKGSLISRIKRSASREISELTGVPVSLTLHVKVSPGWRDNKRFISRQGMPFSL